The Mesoplasma sp. JKS002658 genome segment TCCCCTTTGTTGATACGAAGAGAACTGTTTTTATAAAGTAATTTATTTCCATTGGCGTGTGTCAAATTTTCAATAAATAATATACTCATAACCCAATTCCCTTTGCTATATTGTTTAGCACAAACTTACACAATACATTTTAATTATAGTTTATTTCCGAAATACTTTCTATTCGACAACGATTTAAAAAAAGACAGTTTTTATTGATTACAGTGTTAATTTAACTCATTTTTGTTAACATTCATTTCGAAACTTTAACTCCTATGAATTATATTATTTTTTGATTATTAACTAAACAAACAAGTTACAAAAACAACTTTTTTAAAGGTTATTTATTTGAATTTTGATTAAATTATGGTATTTTCCTAAATTAAAGAATTAATTTGGTAATAATTTTTGGAAAGATTAATTCTGGGTTAGAATAAAAAAAGTATGCATAAATCAAAAAAGATCAAGAGTAATTGATACGATCAACCCTTTTTTAAGTGGTTATATGGAACAAAAACATCTTCTTCAAAACAAAAGGTTTCTTTAACTACTGAACAACAAAAAGAGTTAGTTCGTTTGAATGGTGGGTGGGATGAAGATAAACTTTTTATTCCGATGATGACTAAACGTGAAGCAATGCTGCGCTATGCAAGTACGTGAAAAGCTATCTGGTTTTTTTGTTTGCCAACAATTGTTTTGATGGTTGTCCAAGGACTTTATAACATTTTAGATAAATCACTTTCCTTAATTTTTGTCACTCCCAACGCGATTAAAAACCCGCTTTATTTACAATATATGGTTGGAGATGATAGTCATTCGATTCTTTTGCAAAGTTTGAATAATACCACGGGGATTGCTAATGATCATGGATTATTTATTGCTACCTTAAAACAATACTTTCAATTAAACAATCAACAAGCAGAAACAGTTTTTAATTACTTTAAGATTGAAAATGGCATCGATTTTGCCGATCCTACCAACGGTCCACTTAGCCTTTTAAACTTTCTTAAGGATAACAACATTTCTATCACGAGTGCAAAGATGAAAGAGTACATTAATGTCTCCACCCAATATACGGTGCAATCATATAACATTGTGCTTTCTTTTACTCAGATTTTAGCCATTGGAGCAGGAATGCACTATTCTACTGAATTTGGGAAAAGAAATAAAGAAAAGCTTAAAGAAATTGCTGGGAATGGGTTAACTTATTCTTTTTTGGGTTCAATTATTATCGGAGTAGTTTTATTTGCTTTATCTTATCGTCCATGAGGACAAATTTTAATTGCTTCTCAAATGGGTCATAACCAAAATTTAATTGTTGAAGAGTTAGCTTGAAAAGATGTTCAACCCCTAATTTATGGAATTAGTGCCATCTTTTTAGCGTTTATGAGTATGAACATGTTGCGTAGTGAAGGAAAAATGATTCATATCATGATTATGACAATCACAAGTTTGGGAGTGAAATTTCTTACCTCAATCTTATTGATGAAATATACTGATTTAGAATTGACTGCTGCTCAATTAGGAACAATCTTTTCTTTTTTATACCAGTTTATCTATTGTTTAATTGTGATGTTTTTTAGTAAAGTGACTTATTCTAACTTTAGTTTTCACGATTTGTTTAATCTTCGCTTGAAGAATTTAACTTATGCTTTGAAGGCTGGATTTCCTAACTTTATTAATTACTTTTCTTTTGTGGTGAATGGCTATTTAACCACATCATTGGTAATCCGGTTACCAGCATCAAGATCTGGACCTTCAATTGAAGCTAACGGGGGGGTATCAATTCTTCAACAATTAATTTCTTCAATTACTCCGTGAAATGAGTTTATTCTTTCAGCAGTCGTAGGATTAAATCAAGGGGTCCGAACAATGATTGCTTATAATGATGGGGCAGGAAAAAACGACCGAATTTTAGAAATTTTGAAACGTTCAAGTTGACTGATGTTGGGGTGATTTGCTTTTATTTTAATGTTAGTTTTTGCAATTGGTCCTTACATGTTAGAACTTTTTGCCTTTCCTTCTACTTATGCTAAATATGGGAATGAATTTTACTGGTATTTAATTCTTTTCTTTATGTTTTACCCTTTAGCATGTTTTAGTTATATTGATTTGGGTTTATTTCAAGGAAAGGGACGAACGATCGCTGCAACAATTGCTTCTTCGCTGCGTTCGCTGGTTATCTTTGTTCCCTTAACTTTAATTGGGTTTTTCACTGCTAAGGGAGTAAATAATCCGCTGTGATACTTTTTCTTTATTGGTTTAACTGATTTGATTTCATCATTTATCTTGATTCCGATGTTAATTGGGTTTTATTACCAACAAAAAGCAACGCACCAGTTGAAGAATAAGGGTGATGACAAAATGACTCTTGCAAGCTATAACAAGTTTTTAGTAAAGTATGGAGTTGATCAAAAACAACAAAAGCAAGCCCAAATTAGTTATGAAGAAATTGTTGATAATTTGGAAAAAACTCATTTTCGAAAATAAAAACCGCGTTTAAATTTCGACGCGGTTTTTACTAACTTGATTATTTTTACTATGAGCAATATTTAGTGATTCTTTTTTTGATGGTAAGCCATGAGTATGTTTAGGAGTTACTCTTAGCTTGTGAATACTAATTTGAGTGCTTAGTTGGTATCACGAATCTCGTTCGCGCAAATGAATAGCGATTTCTCTGGTGTTGTTATACTTGTGGTATTCACTTAAAGCAAAGATAATCATCACTGAACTTAAAGCATCCATAACAATTCCTACTCCTGTAACAATCTTTGAAATCTTGTCATTTGGTCAGGGAGTGATTGTTAAAAGACTAGTTAATCCAAAACACATCCCAACAATTCCGATTAAAAAAGAGACTATATCGAAAATAAAAGAATTTTGTTCATGGCTTACCAATTTAGCTTTAACCAAATCGGTTTCTTTTTTATTTAAAGTTTTATAAATTTTATAACCATAAAAGAAAGATATCAAGGCAGCAACTACAGAAATACTGTCTACAACCAAAGTGGTTAGGGTAAAAATGAAGGCATCTTTGTTTCGCAGTGTTTCTTTTTCGCTTCAAAAACTTGCTATTGCACAAAGACTAAGAATTCCAAATAAAATCCCACAAATCCCAAAACTGATACTAATATAATCAGCAGTGGTCACGATCTTTTTAGTTTTTTTACTATTGCTATCCATAAATGCTTTCCTCTAACACATCAGGTTCTAAATAAACCGATTTGATTAATTGCATATTTAGTCATTATAGGACCAAAAAAGAAAAAAACAATCTTTTTGATATAATTTCAGTAACAAAGGGTAGGAAATAATGGTAAAAAAGCAAGTTCAATCACCAAAACTAAGCAAAATCAAAAAAAAGCAACACCGATTAACAAAAACTGCTTTCTTAACCATGAATGAGGTTCGCGACCAGTTATTTGACCAAAACTGACGCAACGATACGCTTTCACCCTTAACTGCTCGTCAGTTTTGAAAGTTAACTAGAAACTTGATTCCTCGTGAAGAAAAGGTCATTTCAGCTTTATTTGCTACCAACAGTGCTTATTCTCTAGTTCAGCGGTTGTATGTAGTAATTGTTACTGATCAACAGATTTATCAACGTTCTTCAGCCACAGACAATATCATCAATAACCAAATCAAGGTTTATTCTTATGACAAAATCAAAGGTATCCGTTTATGACAAGATGCTTTTTTAGATTCACGAATTTATGTTGATCTTTACCTATCGGGGTGAAAGTATCGTATTTGAAAGTTAGAAACTGCTGATCCAACCAGTACAATTCACTTTAAAGAAACAATTAAACGATTAAGAACTAGCCATGAATTTGAAGTTGATTCTAATCCACAACACCAAATTGATTTCAAGCAGTTAAATCAGGAGTTGCAATTAGAAAGTCAAAAACTACCAAAACGTAAAAAGTTTACTTGGTTTAAACGCCGCCAAAATTCTTATTGCGATGTATAGAAATGCAACAATTATTTGATAAAAGATTAATCAGGACTTTGAAGCGGTTTTTGCTAAAATAAAATTAACTAACAAAGAAAAGGTCGAAAGCATGGGTCAGAATAATAAACGTGATATTAATATCTTTGGGTTGAGTGCTAGTCAAGCACTTACTAACCAGATTTGTGAGCAACTAGGTATTGAACAAAAAAAAGTACAAACAATTCGGTTTGCTGATGGGGAAGTATTGGTGCAATCCTTAGAATCGGTTCGAGGAAAAGAAATCTATGTTGTCCAATCAACCAATCAACCTGTTAATGAAAACTTGATGGAGTTATTAATTGCTTTAGATGCTTTTAAGCGTGCTAGTGCAGCAAAGATTAATGTGGTTATGCCTTACTTTGGGTATGCTCGTCAAGATCGTAAGGCTGGTTCTCGTCAACCCATCACCGCAAAACTGGTAGCTGATTTGCTAACTGTGGCTGGAGCTAACCGGGTAATTACAGTTGACATTCACTCAGCACAAACAATGGGATTTTTTGATATTCCTTTTGATAACTTTGAAACTTCACAAACTTTGGCTGAACAAATTATTAATACGATTATTAGTGATAAATTGGATTATCAAAATTGTTTATTAGTTTCTCCAGATCACGGAGGGTTAACCAGAGTTCATAAGGTTGATGAATATACTCATGGTTTAACTGAAGGTGTAGCGGTAATTGCTAAGCGTCGTCCAGAACCAAACAAAGCAGAAGTGGAATTTGTTTTGGGAGATATTGAGGGAAAAACTTGCTTTATCATTGATGATTTAATTGATACAGCAGGAACTATTGTTAATGCGGCTAACGCTTTAAAAGCTCATGGAGCCAAGGAGATTTATATTTTTGCTTGTCACGGTTTATTCAATGGTCCAGCAATTGAACGTTTATCAACAGCAATTAAGGATGAGGTGATTAAAAAAGTGGTGGTAACTAACACGATTGAAATTCCTGAAACTAAACACTTTGAAGGTTTAGAGATTGTGTCAGTAGCGAGTTTAATTGCTCCGATGATTCAAGCAAGTGTTAATGATGAATCGTTATCTCATGTTTATGATCAAGCTAAGGAAAAAATTCATCAAAAAGTAGAAAAGTACATTAAAGTTCACTAATGAAAGTTGTTGTTGGTTTAGGCAATCCTGGCTCAGAATATGCCAATACCCGTCATAATGCGGGTTTTCTTGCTGTTGATGTCCTTTTAGAAAAGTACGGATGAGAAAAAACTAAAAATGAATTTAATGGGGAAGTTTATTTCAGTCAAGTTAATGGTGAAAAGGTTTATTTCCTTAAACCCTTAACTTTTATGAATAATTCAGGACAAGCGATTCAAGCGTTGATGAATTATTACAAAGTTCCACTCACTGATTTAATCGTTTTATATGATGAAAAAGACTTTCCTCTTGGTCGTGCTCAATTTAAAGAGCAAGGTTCAAGTGGGGGTCATAACGGGATTAAAAGTATTGTTCAATCTCTAAATAGTCAAGGTTTCAAACGTTTAAGAATTGGTATTGGTCAACCTCAAGCACACTATAGTTTGGTTGATTGGGTTCTTTCAAAGTTTAGCAAGGATGAACTTGCGACATTAAAATCAACAGTTAATCAAGTTGTGATGTTTTTAGAAGATTGAACTAAAGGCGAAGGCTTTGATAAAATCATGAGTAAGTATAATTACTTAGTTACTAAGGGAGAAAATAATGGATAAAGCGAAGTATTTCTATGTCACTACCCCAATTTACTATCCAAGTGGAAACCTTCATCTTGGACATGCTTACACCACAACTTTAGCAGATATTCTTAACAGGTATAAACAAAGTCAAGGTTATGAAACCTTCTTTTTAACTGGTAGTGATGAACACGGACAAAAAATTGAAAAAAAAGCCCTGGAGATGGGTTTAGCTCCTTTAGCTTATTTGGATGAAAAAGTTGAACTATTTAAAACTTTATGAACCAAGCTAGGAATTGGTTATTCTAAATTTATTCGTACCACTGATCACGAACATACCACAACAGTAAAAAAAATCTTTACCAAACTATTGGACAAAGGTTATATTTATCCTGGATTTTATGAAGGGTTGTATTGCGTTTCTTGTGAAGAGTTTCTAAATCCTGACCAAATTGATGAAAACGGGTTGTGCAAAGTGTCACACGACGCTCCTCAATTAGTAAAAGAAGAAACCTATTTTTTAAAGGTTTCTTCTTTTCAAGATTTTATTAGTGAATTATTAAGTGGAGAATTTATTCTCCCTGTTTATCGTCAAAACGAAATGTTAAAGAACTTTGTTGATCCTGGTCTTAAAGACCTTTCAATTACCCGAGTATCGTTTGCTTGAGGAATTCCGATTAGCGAAGATCCAAAGCACGTTGTCTATGTATGATTAGATGCTTTGACCAATTATTTAACTGCGTTGGGTTATCTCCAAGATGATGGTCAATTATTTGAAAAATTTTGAAGTAATCAAAGTGAAATTGTTCAACTGGTAGGTAAAGAAATCACGCGTTTTCACGCGATTTATTGACCAACAATTCTTAAAATGCTAGATTTAAGAATGCCTGATAAACTTTTAAGTCACGGGTGAATTGTTAATGATGGTGAGAAAATGTCAAAGTCATTGGGAAATGTTATTGATCCAATCGCTTATATTAACCAGTATGGTGCTGATGGACTTCGCTTTTATTTAGCTTATGAATTACCAATTAACAAGGATGGTAACTTTAGTGAAAGTATGTTTATTGAATCTTTTAATGCGCATTTAGCCAATAATGTTGGAAATTTGATTTCGCGAGTTAATAACATGATTAGTAAATATTTTGATGGTTATTTAGGTGATGATTTAACAATTACTTCACCTTTGATGAACCAAAAGATTAATCAAGTAATTGATGATTTTCAACAGTTAATGGATGAATATGATCTTAGTGGTGCGGTGCGTAAGGTGCTTGATTTTTCAAGTTTTTGTAATAAGTACATTGAAGAACAAATGCCCTGAGTGTTAGCAAAAGAAGAAAAACTCGACCAGTTAAAAGTGGTTTTAATGGATTTGCAAAAAGCAATGACTACGATTAGTTATTTATTAAAACCAGTTTTAGTTTTTAGTTATCCATTAATGGTTAATCAATGTGGAGTTAGTGAACCAGAAGTGCTTAGTTATGGAGAATTAAAGACTTATCAGAACTTAAAGTTTAAGAAACTTGGTGAAAAAAAGGTTTTATTTGAACGAATTAAACCAGTTGTTTAGGTTGAATTTATCCTGTTTTTTGATTTTAGAGTTTATAATCAAAATTAGTTAGAAGGAAGTTTTCATGAATAAAAATCAAACAAGTGATGCGACAATCCAACAACGTTCGGCGATTTTTTTGCAGATTGTTTATAGTTTTTGTGAACTGATTCTTGGTTTTCCCCTATTTGTGCTTGGTTGTGTTGCCCTAGCTCATCCTGGGATTTGAAATGATGTTCAAGCTGGTAATGCTCGCGACTTAAAGGTCCAAGGTAGTTATGCAGCAATGCTGGTTGTGGGAATTTTACTCTTAGTTTTATTTGCCTATTCAGTTTATGTGTTGGTAGTGATGCTAAAAGAACGTAAGAATCAAGACGGCGTAAGTTTAAAAACTGCTAATTTAGTTTTGGGTTCTTTGAATTTACTTGGTTATAGTTTGATTCGTGAATCTCACGGGATTATTTCTAAGCGTCGTCAACATAAAATTGCTAAGAAGCAACAAAGAGAAACATCAACTTCTGTTCATAATTAGAAGAAGCGAAATGTAATTGTAAAAAACCAGTTGAGCACACAGCTATAATACTGGTTTTTATTTTTTATCGTTCTCAAAATGAGAATGATAAAAAATAAAGTGTTAGAATAAAAAGCATGAAAAACTTAAATATTTAGAATTATTAAAAAAGAAACGATGAATTAATGAAGAAATTATTAACGATTTTAGGTGTAATTAGTTTAACTAGTATTAGTGCGGTTAGTGTTGTTGCTTGCTCTTCTAAAAGTAGTTCAAATCAACCTGATGATGGGGATGAGAATCAAGAATTAATTACTTCTTTGATTAATCAACTAACCACAACTGGAAAAACAATTGGTAACCAAGCAACTCAAATTAGTACCTTAACCACAACTAATGCGAATTTGAAAACCCAATTACAAGGATTGGTTGATACAACCACTGCCAACCAAACCCAAATTAATACTTTAAGCACAACGATGAGTACGAATCAAACTCAACTTAATACCTTAATTGCCACCAACACGGATTTAAACAATCAATTAGTAGATTTAATTAACAGCAACGTTACTAACCAAGACAACATTGACACCTTGCTTGCCACTTTAATTGCCAACCAACTGCAATTAAGAACTTTATTTGTCACTCAAGGATCATTATCGACAAAAATTAGTACGTTAACCCAACAGTTAAGCACAGCAAATACTAGTTTAATTTCAGTTCGTGCTGGAACCAGTTGAAAGATTAGCACCACTGATACAACTAATAAATCTTTAATCAGAAACTTCAAGA includes the following:
- a CDS encoding MATE family efflux transporter; translated protein: MHKSKKIKSNWYDQPFFKWLYGTKTSSSKQKVSLTTEQQKELVRLNGGWDEDKLFIPMMTKREAMLRYASTWKAIWFFCLPTIVLMVVQGLYNILDKSLSLIFVTPNAIKNPLYLQYMVGDDSHSILLQSLNNTTGIANDHGLFIATLKQYFQLNNQQAETVFNYFKIENGIDFADPTNGPLSLLNFLKDNNISITSAKMKEYINVSTQYTVQSYNIVLSFTQILAIGAGMHYSTEFGKRNKEKLKEIAGNGLTYSFLGSIIIGVVLFALSYRPWGQILIASQMGHNQNLIVEELAWKDVQPLIYGISAIFLAFMSMNMLRSEGKMIHIMIMTITSLGVKFLTSILLMKYTDLELTAAQLGTIFSFLYQFIYCLIVMFFSKVTYSNFSFHDLFNLRLKNLTYALKAGFPNFINYFSFVVNGYLTTSLVIRLPASRSGPSIEANGGVSILQQLISSITPWNEFILSAVVGLNQGVRTMIAYNDGAGKNDRILEILKRSSWLMLGWFAFILMLVFAIGPYMLELFAFPSTYAKYGNEFYWYLILFFMFYPLACFSYIDLGLFQGKGRTIAATIASSLRSLVIFVPLTLIGFFTAKGVNNPLWYFFFIGLTDLISSFILIPMLIGFYYQQKATHQLKNKGDDKMTLASYNKFLVKYGVDQKQQKQAQISYEEIVDNLEKTHFRK
- a CDS encoding DUF373 family protein, which encodes MDSNSKKTKKIVTTADYISISFGICGILFGILSLCAIASFWSEKETLRNKDAFIFTLTTLVVDSISVVAALISFFYGYKIYKTLNKKETDLVKAKLVSHEQNSFIFDIVSFLIGIVGMCFGLTSLLTITPWPNDKISKIVTGVGIVMDALSSVMIIFALSEYHKYNNTREIAIHLRERDSWYQLSTQISIHKLRVTPKHTHGLPSKKESLNIAHSKNNQVSKNRVEI
- a CDS encoding ribose-phosphate diphosphokinase; amino-acid sequence: MGQNNKRDINIFGLSASQALTNQICEQLGIEQKKVQTIRFADGEVLVQSLESVRGKEIYVVQSTNQPVNENLMELLIALDAFKRASAAKINVVMPYFGYARQDRKAGSRQPITAKLVADLLTVAGANRVITVDIHSAQTMGFFDIPFDNFETSQTLAEQIINTIISDKLDYQNCLLVSPDHGGLTRVHKVDEYTHGLTEGVAVIAKRRPEPNKAEVEFVLGDIEGKTCFIIDDLIDTAGTIVNAANALKAHGAKEIYIFACHGLFNGPAIERLSTAIKDEVIKKVVVTNTIEIPETKHFEGLEIVSVASLIAPMIQASVNDESLSHVYDQAKEKIHQKVEKYIKVH
- the pth gene encoding aminoacyl-tRNA hydrolase: MKVVVGLGNPGSEYANTRHNAGFLAVDVLLEKYGWEKTKNEFNGEVYFSQVNGEKVYFLKPLTFMNNSGQAIQALMNYYKVPLTDLIVLYDEKDFPLGRAQFKEQGSSGGHNGIKSIVQSLNSQGFKRLRIGIGQPQAHYSLVDWVLSKFSKDELATLKSTVNQVVMFLEDWTKGEGFDKIMSKYNYLVTKGENNG
- the metG gene encoding methionine--tRNA ligase, producing the protein MDKAKYFYVTTPIYYPSGNLHLGHAYTTTLADILNRYKQSQGYETFFLTGSDEHGQKIEKKALEMGLAPLAYLDEKVELFKTLWTKLGIGYSKFIRTTDHEHTTTVKKIFTKLLDKGYIYPGFYEGLYCVSCEEFLNPDQIDENGLCKVSHDAPQLVKEETYFLKVSSFQDFISELLSGEFILPVYRQNEMLKNFVDPGLKDLSITRVSFAWGIPISEDPKHVVYVWLDALTNYLTALGYLQDDGQLFEKFWSNQSEIVQLVGKEITRFHAIYWPTILKMLDLRMPDKLLSHGWIVNDGEKMSKSLGNVIDPIAYINQYGADGLRFYLAYELPINKDGNFSESMFIESFNAHLANNVGNLISRVNNMISKYFDGYLGDDLTITSPLMNQKINQVIDDFQQLMDEYDLSGAVRKVLDFSSFCNKYIEEQMPWVLAKEEKLDQLKVVLMDLQKAMTTISYLLKPVLVFSYPLMVNQCGVSEPEVLSYGELKTYQNLKFKKLGEKKVLFERIKPVV